The DNA sequence GCGGGCAGCGGGCCGACGACGTCCGCCACCGTGGGTCCCGCCGCGTGCCCGACCGGGAAACCCAGGCGCAGCAGCCAACCGTCGTCGTAGTACTTCGACAGGTACGACCGGCCGGAGTCGGGTACCACGACGACGATCAAGGCGTCCGGCGCCGAGCGGGCGGCCAGCCGCAGCGCCGCGGCGACCGCGGTTCCGGCCGAGGCGCCGAGCAGCAGTCCCTCTTCGCGGGCGAGCCGCCGCGCCGTCAGGATGGATTCGCGGTCGCCGATCGCTTCGACGTGGTCGACGACGCCGCGGTGGTAGGAGCGGGGCCAGACGTCTTCGGCGGTGTCCGGGTGGCGGTAGTGCCCGATGCTCTCGACCAGGTACGGACTGCCGTCGCCGCCGGAGTACACCGAGTGCTCGGGGTCGGCGCCGACCACCCGGACGCGGCCGCCGCTGACCTCCTTGAGGTACGCGCCGGCTCCGCTGACCGTCCCGCCGGTGCCGACGCCGGCGACGAAGTGGGTGATCCGGCCGTGTGTCTGCCGCCAGATCTCGGGCCCGGTCGTCGCGCGGTGGGCCGCGGGGTTGGCCGGGTTGTCGTACTGGTCGGCGAGCCAGCCACCCCGGTCGGCGGCGACGCGGCGGGCGACCTGCCGGACGTGCTCGGGGTCCTCCTGCGGCACGGCACCGGGGGTGACCACCACCTCGGCCCCGTAGGCGCGCAGGATCGCGGTCTTCTCGGAGCTGGTCTTGTCCGGCACCACGACGGTCAGCCGGTAGCCGCGCTGGGCCGCGACGATCGCCAGCCCGATGCCGGTGTTCCCGGAGGTCCCCTCGACGATCAGGCCGCCGGGCGGCAGCGCGCCCGAGCGCTCCGCGTCGAGCACCATCGCCAGCGCGGCCCGGTCCTTGACGCTCCCGCCCGGGTTGAGGAACTCGGCCTTGACGTACACGCGCGGTGCGATCCGGGCCAGCCGGATCAGCGGGGTCCCGCCGATCGCGTCGAGGACGGAGTCGAAGGCGTCGGGTCCGGGCGGCGCCGGAACGTCGGCGGCCATGCGCACCCCCTCGGGTTCGGGTACCCCACAGCTATCCCGAGCCGGCACCGCACCGCACCCGTGCCCAGGATGTGGGCGGATCGGCGATACCGGGTTCCGTGACGAGCGACGGCCGCGCCGTGCTGCCGGGCTTCCCGGAACAACCCGGACAACGCCCGGTACGTCGTGGTCGTGATCCCCGGTGTCGGGTCCGGCATGGCCGACGCGGCCCCGTTGCTCGACCTCGTGGACACCCAGGTGACCACGTTCGACGGCGACCTCGGCGACGACTTCTCGGTGGTCGGCTGGGCCGACTGCGTGGCACCGCGGGACGCGGGGGAAGCGCGCGACCCGGCGTACGCGGCCGCCGGGGCCGGCCGGCGGCAGTGGTCGCTTCGACGAGGTGTCCGCCTCGGCTCCGCCGCTCGAGCCGCGCCGACCGGCGAACCGGACCCCGCGGAGGGTAGGAAACACCGGGTCTGGCTGGCCGGTGCCGCGCCCGGCACCTTGGGGGTGTCAGCCGTCCGCCACCACCCCCGAGGTCCACTGTGAACGCGATTCCCGAAGAGATCACGCTGGGCGACGTCACCGTCACCCGCGTCACCGAATTCTCCGGCTCGGTCGGAATGACGCCGGCCGAGTTCTTCCCCACCAGCCCGCGCTCCTCCTGGGAGGAGAACCGCGACTGGCTGGCGCCCGACTTCTGGGACCCCGAAACCGGCGAGATCCTCGCGGCGGTCCAGACCTGGCTGCTGCGCAGCGAAGGCCGCACGATCCTCGTCGACACCGGCGTCGGCAACCACAAGGAGCGGCCCTACGCCGCGTTGTGGGGTCACCGCGACACCCCCTTCCTCGACACGCTCGCGGCGGCCGGGGTGCGGCCCGAGGACGTCGACCTGGTGCTCAACACCCACCTGCACACCGACCACGTCGGCTGGAACACCCGGCTCGAGGACCGCGCCTGGGTGCCGACGTTCCCCAACGCCCGCTACCTCCTGCCCGGCGCGACTTCGACTTCTGGAACCCGGTCAACGAGCACAAGTCCGTCTTCGGCCGGGGGAACCAGAACGTCTTCGAGGACAGCGTCGCGCCGGTGCACGAGGCCGGGCTGGTCGAGCTGTGGGACGGCTCGTACCGGATCGACGGCAACCTGCGGCTCGAGCTCGCGCCCGGCCACACGCCGGGATCGTCGGTGCTGCACCTGGACTCCGGCGGCGACCGGGCGCTGTTCGTCGGCGATCTCGTGCACACCCCGCAGCAGATCGTGGCGCCCGAGGTCAACTCGTGCTTCTGCGAGGACGAAGCCGAGGCGCGCGCCACCCGGCACAAGCTGCTCGGCTCGGCGGCCGAGACCGGCGCGCTGGTGTTCCCGGCCCACCTGCCCGGGCCCGGCGGGGTGCAGGTCCGGCGCGAGGGTTCCCGGTTCGCGATCGCGGACTGGGCCGGCTTCGCGCGGATCGCGTGAGCTCCCGGCACCCGGTCGCGCACCCGCCGTCCGGTGCGGTGCGGGGGACCCGCGACCGGTTCGGCGAGCGCTACCGCGCCATTCCCTACGCGGCCGCGCCCCTCGGCCGGGGTCGCTTCGCCGCACCCGCGGCGCACCCGGGCTGGACCGGCGTCCGGGACGGCACCCGGCCCTCGCCCACCGCACCCCAGCCGGCACGGGACTTCGGCCGGCTCGACCTGAGCCCGTACTTCGGCCCCGGCTGGGTGCGCGGGGACGAGTACCTCACCGTGGACGTCCGCACCCCGGCCGCCGACGGCGGGCAGCGGCCGGTCATGGTTTTCGTGCACGGCGGCGGATTCGTCACCGGCTCCACCGCGGCCGCGCTCTACGACGGCCGGGCGTTCGCGCGCGACGGCGTCGTCCTGGTGACCCTCAACTACCGCCTCGGGATCCCCGGGTTCCTCGTCCTGGACGGCGCCCCGGACAACCGCGGGCTGCTGGACGTCCTCGCCGCGCTGCGCTGGGTACGCGACGCCGTCGGGGCGTTCGGCGGCGATCCCGGCAACGTCACGGTGTTCGGGCAGTCCGCGGGGGCGACGCTCACCGCTGCGCTGCTGGCGGAACCGGAAGCGAAGGGCCTGTTCCGGCGGGCGATCGTGCAGAGCGGCAGCGGCACCGGCGCGTTCACCCCGGAGCAGGCACGGCGCGTCACCGCGGCGGCGGCCACCGCGCTCGGGACCGAGCCGACGGCCGAGGCGTTCGCGGGGATCCCCGACGCCCGCTTGGTCGCGGTCGTCCCCGCACTGTCCGGTGTGGACCTGAGGACCGCCACCGCCACGGATCCGCTCGCCGGGCTCAGTCCGTTCAGCCTGGTGCTCCCGGTGCAGCCGGCCGACGCGCTGGGCCGGGGCGGCGACGTCGGCCTGCTCGTCGGCACCACCACCGAAGAGGGAAACCTCTACCTGGTGCCGCAGGGGAAGTTCGACGCCTCGACCGGCGCCGACGTGCTCGCCGTCGCGGCGGCGAGCCGGGACGACCCCGAGGCCGCCGTCGCCCGGGTGCGCGCGGCCCGCCCGGGCGCGAGCCCGGGAGAGCTGCGGTCGGCGCTGCTCGGCGACGCCCTGTTCGGCGCCGGCACGGCCCGGCTGATCGCGGCGCACGCTCCCGGGCGGACCCACGTGTACTCGTTCGCCCACCGCTCGACGGCACTGGGCGGCCGGCTCGGCGCGGCCCACACGGTCGAGCTGCCGTTCGTCTTCGACGTCGCCGACGAACCGTGGCTGCACGGGGACACCGGGCTGCTGGGCCCGGATCCGGCGCCGGCGGACCTCGCGGCGCGCGTGCACCGCGCGTGGGTCGAGTTCGCCCGGACCGGGGACCCGGGGTGGGCGCCGCACACCCCGGGTCGGCCGGTGGTGGAGGTCTTTCGCTGAGCGTCAGAGGCTTGCTGCGTGCTCGTGGAGCCACCGGGAGAGGGCGAGCAAAGTGCGTTCCGCGCTCGACGCCATCTCGTCCCGGAGCGCGGCCACCTGGCGCGCGGTCGAGCCGAGCACCGGATCCAGGCGCAGCAGCTGCCACTCCTGGGTCACGATCGAGCCGGGACCGTCGGCCGCCACGAGCCAGCGCCAGCGCACGATGCCGTCGTCGAGACCGCCGACGACGAACGCGAACTCGGCGGGCGCGTCGGCGGTGAGGACCTGCGACCGGGTGTCCCATTCGCGTTCGCCGCGGCGGTTGTGGCCGCCGAACCACGCCCCCGGCACCGGCCCGCCGCCTTCGTCGTAGCGCACGCGGGACGCCGTCGGGCTCCACAGCTCGATCTTGCCGACGTCGCTGACCAGGTCGTAGACGACCGGCGGCGGTGCGGGCACCCACGCCCGCCGGGTGAACGCGAACGAGGCCGGGTCGGCGTCGAGCGGGTGAGTGGTCATGGTGCGGGTCCTCCTGGACGGGGCTCGGAAAGCCGCCGGCGGCGGCCACGCCCAGGCTGTCCCGGGCGGCGTCACGGCGGCCAGCCCGGCGGTTTCCTACCCCCGGCAGGGACAGGCTCGGGCCCGGGCGCCCCGGCATACTCGGTGTCATGGTCGATCAGGGACTGCTGGCCGAATACCTGCAGGCGTGCCGGGCGCGGCTGCACCCGGACGACGTCGGCCTGCGCACCTACGGCGAGCGGCGCCGGGTGCCCGGCCTGCGCCGCGAAGAGGTGGCGAGTCTCGCCGGGGTGAGCGCGTCGTACTACGTCCGGCTCGAGCAGGGCCAGTCGGTGAACGCCTCGGACGAGGTGATCGACGGCATCGCCCGCGCGCTGCGGCTGGACGAGGACGAGCGCGAACACCTGCGCGTCCTGGCCCGCCCGCCCCGCCGCCGCGCCGCGAAGCGCCCGCCCGCCGAGCACGTCGACGCGGCGACCACCCAGCTGCTGGCCGGACTGGGCGACGTGCCGGCGATCCTGCTGGGCCGCCGCAGCGACGTGCTGGCCTGGAACCGGCTCGGCCACGCGTTCTTCGCCGGCCACCTCGACTTCACGGCACCCGGCCGCGCCGCCGACCGCCCGAACATGGCGCGCCTGGTCTTCCTCGACGCGCACACCCGCGACCTCTATCCACAGTGGACCGACAAGGCCCGCGCGGTGGTCGGCAACCTGCGCCTGACCGCGGGCAGGCACCCCGACGACCGCCTCCTGAGCACCCTGATCGGCGAGCTCGTCACGGGCAGCGCCGGCTTCGCCGCGATGTGGGCCGACCACCGGGTCTTTGCGTGCGCCGCGACCGAGTACGCGATGCGCCACCCGCTGGTCGGCGACCTGACGGTGCACCAGCAGACCCTCGCGCTCGCGCACGCGGCCGAGCAGACGCTCGTCGTGGTCACGGCTGAGCCGGGCTCGTCCTCGCAAGCGGCGCTCACACTGCTGAGTGCGGCCACGGCTGGGCGGGGATGTCAGGCGGGGTCGGTGTCGTAGTCGGCCGCGCGGGTGCGGAGTTTGGCTGCGACGCGGCCATGTGCCTGGTGGTCGGTTTCGCGAGCGGTTCGCGCGCGCCCGAGCGGGTGCTTGTGTGGTGACCGTTGAGCCCGGGTGACCGTCGTCGGTCGGGGGGCCCGGGGAGTCAGGCGGGGTCGGTGTCGTAGTCGGCCGGCCGGGTGCGGAGCTTGGCCGCGATGCGGGCGAGTGCCTGGCGATCGGTCTTGGTGAGCGGGTCGAGCACCAGTTCGCGGACCGAGCGGACGTGGACCGGGGCGGTGGTGACGACGATGTCGTGGCCCGCGTCGGTGAGCGTGGCCAGGGTGTAGCGGCCGTCGCCCGGGTCGGGGGAGCGGGTCACCCAGCCGCGGTTCTCCAGGCGTTTGACCACATTGGACAGCCGGGAGAGCGAGCCGTTCGTCAGGTAGGCGAGTTCGCTCATCCGGATCCGGCGGTGCGGGGCCTCGGAGATCTGGCTGAGCGTCATGTACTCGAACAGCGTCAGGCCCGCGGTGTGCTGCAGCGGCGCCTCGAGCCGGCCGGGCATCAGGAGTGCCAGGGAGATCAAGCCGGTCCAGGCTTCCTTCTCCGCTGCGTCGAGCCAGCGCGGCTCGTCCGCGGTGCCGCTGGGACCCGGGCTGGTGGTCGAGGCCATCGGGTCACTGTACCGCCTCGCCTTGACTTCACTCTTGAAGTCAAGGCAGACTGAAATCACTTCAAGATTGAACTCAAGGGAGTGAGTGGGAATGCCGGTTTCGCTGATCAATCCGGACGGCCACGTGGCGGTCCCCGACTACCACCACGTCGCCGTCGCCACCGGCGGGACGCAGGTCCACGTCGCCGGGCAGGTCGCCTGGGACGAGAACGGCGCGCTGGTCGCGCCCGGCGACCTCGCGGGGCAGGTCGTGCAGGTGTACCGCAACGTCGCCCGGTCGCTGGCCGCGGCGGGCGCCACGTTCGACGACGTCGTGCGCGTCACCTGGTACGCGGCCGGCTGGCGGCGCGAGCGGTACGACGCCTTCCGGGCGGGCGTCGAGCAGGCGATGGCGGAACTCGGCATCACGGCGACCCCGCCCGCGGCGCTGATCGGCGTCGAGATCCTGTTCGACCCGGAGATCCTGGTCGAGGCCGAGGTCACGGCCGTCGTGGGCTCGTGAGGGGGGTCAGGCGCCCGGCGGCCGGCACGCCGGCGGCCGGGCGCCGTGCGGTGCGCCGGGGGCGTCGTGCGAGCAGGAATCGGCGGACGCGGTGGCGATGATCGTGTCCAGCTTCTCCCGCGCGCCGGCCAGTTCTCGGGCCAGGCGGTCGATCCGGTCGCGTTCGGTGACCAGCAGCTCGATCGCCTCCGGGCTCGCCCGGCCGGCGCGGACGGCCGGCATGATCGCCTGGATCGTCGTGCTCGACAGGCCCGCCGCGTAGAACTGCTGGATCAGCCAGACCTGACCGACGCCGGCGTCCGGGTAGGAGCGGTGCCCGCCGGCGGTGCGCCCGGGCACGAGCATCCCTTTTTCCTCGTAGTAGCGCAGCGCGCGCACGCTGACGCCCGTCTTCTCGGCCAGCTCCCCGATGCGCACGCGGTCCTCCCGGCGTGATCTGTCCCACAAGACGTTGAATCTCACGTCCACGTCAGATTCTAGCCTGGTCGTCAAGCCGATCGAGGAGGATCCGAACGATGGAAAACCGTGCCGCGCGAACACTTTCCCGGCCGATCACGC is a window from the Amycolatopsis sp. cg9 genome containing:
- a CDS encoding MarR family winged helix-turn-helix transcriptional regulator; protein product: MASTTSPGPSGTADEPRWLDAAEKEAWTGLISLALLMPGRLEAPLQHTAGLTLFEYMTLSQISEAPHRRIRMSELAYLTNGSLSRLSNVVKRLENRGWVTRSPDPGDGRYTLATLTDAGHDIVVTTAPVHVRSVRELVLDPLTKTDRQALARIAAKLRTRPADYDTDPA
- a CDS encoding carboxylesterase/lipase family protein, translated to MSSRHPVAHPPSGAVRGTRDRFGERYRAIPYAAAPLGRGRFAAPAAHPGWTGVRDGTRPSPTAPQPARDFGRLDLSPYFGPGWVRGDEYLTVDVRTPAADGGQRPVMVFVHGGGFVTGSTAAALYDGRAFARDGVVLVTLNYRLGIPGFLVLDGAPDNRGLLDVLAALRWVRDAVGAFGGDPGNVTVFGQSAGATLTAALLAEPEAKGLFRRAIVQSGSGTGAFTPEQARRVTAAAATALGTEPTAEAFAGIPDARLVAVVPALSGVDLRTATATDPLAGLSPFSLVLPVQPADALGRGGDVGLLVGTTTEEGNLYLVPQGKFDASTGADVLAVAAASRDDPEAAVARVRAARPGASPGELRSALLGDALFGAGTARLIAAHAPGRTHVYSFAHRSTALGGRLGAAHTVELPFVFDVADEPWLHGDTGLLGPDPAPADLAARVHRAWVEFARTGDPGWAPHTPGRPVVEVFR
- a CDS encoding RidA family protein, which encodes MPVSLINPDGHVAVPDYHHVAVATGGTQVHVAGQVAWDENGALVAPGDLAGQVVQVYRNVARSLAAAGATFDDVVRVTWYAAGWRRERYDAFRAGVEQAMAELGITATPPAALIGVEILFDPEILVEAEVTAVVGS
- a CDS encoding helix-turn-helix domain-containing protein, which gives rise to MVDQGLLAEYLQACRARLHPDDVGLRTYGERRRVPGLRREEVASLAGVSASYYVRLEQGQSVNASDEVIDGIARALRLDEDEREHLRVLARPPRRRAAKRPPAEHVDAATTQLLAGLGDVPAILLGRRSDVLAWNRLGHAFFAGHLDFTAPGRAADRPNMARLVFLDAHTRDLYPQWTDKARAVVGNLRLTAGRHPDDRLLSTLIGELVTGSAGFAAMWADHRVFACAATEYAMRHPLVGDLTVHQQTLALAHAAEQTLVVVTAEPGSSSQAALTLLSAATAGRGCQAGSVS
- a CDS encoding SRPBCC family protein, encoding MTTHPLDADPASFAFTRRAWVPAPPPVVYDLVSDVGKIELWSPTASRVRYDEGGGPVPGAWFGGHNRRGEREWDTRSQVLTADAPAEFAFVVGGLDDGIVRWRWLVAADGPGSIVTQEWQLLRLDPVLGSTARQVAALRDEMASSAERTLLALSRWLHEHAASL
- a CDS encoding pyridoxal-phosphate dependent enzyme, with translation MAADVPAPPGPDAFDSVLDAIGGTPLIRLARIAPRVYVKAEFLNPGGSVKDRAALAMVLDAERSGALPPGGLIVEGTSGNTGIGLAIVAAQRGYRLTVVVPDKTSSEKTAILRAYGAEVVVTPGAVPQEDPEHVRQVARRVAADRGGWLADQYDNPANPAAHRATTGPEIWRQTHGRITHFVAGVGTGGTVSGAGAYLKEVSGGRVRVVGADPEHSVYSGGDGSPYLVESIGHYRHPDTAEDVWPRSYHRGVVDHVEAIGDRESILTARRLAREEGLLLGASAGTAVAAALRLAARSAPDALIVVVVPDSGRSYLSKYYDDGWLLRLGFPVGHAAGPTVADVVGPLPAPPPAVPATASVGEALADRHPAALRPVGPRRPGSPPGSLSVAEVTGTLDVAELRRLVTAGTARPADPITAHVTDPLPTIGITESPAAARARLGTREAAWIVVDGRIAGSLRNGQLG
- a CDS encoding MerR family transcriptional regulator — encoded protein: MRIGELAEKTGVSVRALRYYEEKGMLVPGRTAGGHRSYPDAGVGQVWLIQQFYAAGLSSTTIQAIMPAVRAGRASPEAIELLVTERDRIDRLARELAGAREKLDTIIATASADSCSHDAPGAPHGARPPACRPPGA